A single Populus nigra chromosome 13, ddPopNigr1.1, whole genome shotgun sequence DNA region contains:
- the LOC133670602 gene encoding protein TRIGALACTOSYLDIACYLGLYCEROL 2, chloroplastic-like isoform X1: protein MVGKSLVQVSNCPPILSSSSLINVSHSSSNFLPFLPARPQKKFMGVRAMSADTGHSQQPPSSSEKMNALAVILEVPRNIWRQTLKPLSDFGFGRKSIWEGGVGLFLVSGAVLVALSLAWLRGFLLRSKFRKYSAVLEFAQASGICTGTQVRIRGVTVGEVIRVNPSLKSIEAVVEVEDDKNFIPKNSLIEVNQSGLLMETMIDITPRDPIPTPSVGPLDAECVKEGLIVCDRQKLKGHQGVSLDALVGIFTRIGREVEEIGVAKSYSLAECAAAVIEEAKPLLTKIKAMTEDIHPLLSEVRDSGLLKEVEDLTRNLSQASEDLRRAHTSIMTPENTELIQKSIYSLIFTMKNIENISSDILGFTGDEATRRNLKALIKSLSRLL, encoded by the exons ATGGTTGGGAAGTCATTAGTCCAAGTTTCAAACTGTCCTCCTATACTATCTTCGTCATCATTGATTAATGTATCTCATAGTTCTTCAAACTTCTTGCCTTTTCTTCCGGCAAGACCACAAAAGAAATTCATGGGGGTGCGAGCTATGTCAGCAGATACAGGGCATAGCCAACAACCACCCTCTTCTTCGGAGAAAATGAATGCACTTGCAGTTATTTTGGAGGTTCCTCGTAATATTTGGAGGCAAACATTGAAGCCGTTAAGTGATTTTGGGTTTGGTCGGAAGAGCATTTGGGAAGGTGGTGTTGGGTTGTTTCTTGTGTCTGGTGCAGTGCTTGTTGCACTCAGTTTGGCTTGGTTGAGGGGGTTTCTATTGCGTTCTAAATTCAGGAAGTACTCGGCTGTGCTTGAATTTGCTCAAGCTAGTGGTATTTGCACAGGAACACAAGTTAGGATTAGAGGGGTCACTGTTGGTGAAGTTATCCGCGTTAATCCTTCTTTGAAGAGTATAGAGGCTGTTGTGGAG GTTGAGGATGATAAAAATTTCATACCTAAAAATTCATTGATTGAGGTGAACCAGTCTGGTCTTCTCATGGAAACAATGATTGATATCACTCCTCGTGATCCAATTCCAACACCTTCTGTTGGACCTCTTGATGCTGAATGTGTTAAAGAAGGTCTAATTGTTTGTGATAGGCAAAAATTAAAGGGACATCAAGGGGTGAGTTTGGATGCCTTGGTTGGGATATTCACTCGTATTGGACGAGAAGTAGAGGAAATTGGTGTTGCCAAGAGCTATTCATTGGCTGAGTGTGCTGCTGCTGTTATTGAAGAGGCAAAGCCACTGCTTACAAAG ATTAAAGCCATGACTGAAGATATTCATCCTTTGCTGTCTGAGGTTCGTGATAGTGGCCTGCTAAAGGAAGTTGAGGATTTAACCAGAAACTTATCACAAGCCTCTGAAGATTTAAG AAGGGCACATACATCCATTATGACACCAGAGAACACTGAGTTGATTCAAAAGTCCATTTACAGTTTGATTTTCACTATGAAAAACATTGAG AATATAAGCTCTGATATTCTGGGATTCACGGGTGATGAGGCTACAAGACGTAACTTGAAAGCACTTATAAAGTCCCTCAGCAGGTTATTATAA
- the LOC133670602 gene encoding protein TRIGALACTOSYLDIACYLGLYCEROL 2, chloroplastic-like isoform X2, producing the protein MVGKSLVQVSNCPPILSSSSLINVSHSSSNFLPFLPARPQKKFMGVRAMSADTGHSQQPPSSSEKMNALAVILEVPRNIWRQTLKPLSDFGFGRKSIWEGGVGLFLVSGAVLVALSLAWLRGFLLRSKFRKYSAVLEFAQASGICTGTQVRIRGVTVGEVIRVNPSLKSIEAVVEVEDDKNFIPKNSLIEVNQSGLLMETMIDITPRDPIPTPSVGPLDAECVKEGLIVCDRQKLKGHQGVSLDALVGIFTRIGREVEEIGVAKSYSLAECAAAVIEEAKPLLTK; encoded by the exons ATGGTTGGGAAGTCATTAGTCCAAGTTTCAAACTGTCCTCCTATACTATCTTCGTCATCATTGATTAATGTATCTCATAGTTCTTCAAACTTCTTGCCTTTTCTTCCGGCAAGACCACAAAAGAAATTCATGGGGGTGCGAGCTATGTCAGCAGATACAGGGCATAGCCAACAACCACCCTCTTCTTCGGAGAAAATGAATGCACTTGCAGTTATTTTGGAGGTTCCTCGTAATATTTGGAGGCAAACATTGAAGCCGTTAAGTGATTTTGGGTTTGGTCGGAAGAGCATTTGGGAAGGTGGTGTTGGGTTGTTTCTTGTGTCTGGTGCAGTGCTTGTTGCACTCAGTTTGGCTTGGTTGAGGGGGTTTCTATTGCGTTCTAAATTCAGGAAGTACTCGGCTGTGCTTGAATTTGCTCAAGCTAGTGGTATTTGCACAGGAACACAAGTTAGGATTAGAGGGGTCACTGTTGGTGAAGTTATCCGCGTTAATCCTTCTTTGAAGAGTATAGAGGCTGTTGTGGAG GTTGAGGATGATAAAAATTTCATACCTAAAAATTCATTGATTGAGGTGAACCAGTCTGGTCTTCTCATGGAAACAATGATTGATATCACTCCTCGTGATCCAATTCCAACACCTTCTGTTGGACCTCTTGATGCTGAATGTGTTAAAGAAGGTCTAATTGTTTGTGATAGGCAAAAATTAAAGGGACATCAAGGGGTGAGTTTGGATGCCTTGGTTGGGATATTCACTCGTATTGGACGAGAAGTAGAGGAAATTGGTGTTGCCAAGAGCTATTCATTGGCTGAGTGTGCTGCTGCTGTTATTGAAGAGGCAAAGCCACTGCTTACAAAG TGA
- the LOC133671164 gene encoding uncharacterized protein LOC133671164 isoform X1, giving the protein MASLVPGVLLKLLQHMNTDVKVAGEHRSSLLQVVSIVPALAGGELFPNQGFYLKVSDSSHATYVSLPDEHDDLILSDKIQLGQFIHVERLQSASPVPILRGVRPVPGRHPCVGSPEDIVATQSPGFLNNNHVGKAKSPRRGVLSSTNVGEKDKSVGARLNGNSNKDALSDKKTTLTRSKSQLSKLTLNLDSKKESVAKFKSTSSRSIPSSPTSCYSLPTSFEKFSNGVRLQAKVKGLDKGSPRIVEKASSVRGASPTARRVPVIKNGFQGIELGAKALRKSWEGNVEVKHRENSKLRAARHDSKPEARSISTLRKSTSSERLPSKEDYRAQVSTKSSKEENKIQISTKKNVANGSLDEQDKSNKLRTSVGKKSSEHANNGLPGNLVKVSINSRRLTEGSVSWSSLPSSLAKLGKQEVVKHRDAAQMAAIEAIQEATAAESLLRCLSMYAELTCSAKEDNPKPAVEQFLTLHANLNNSRLIADSLFKITLVGSSPDSNDNPSEEALKVTSDRHKHAASWVQAALTTNLSSFSVFTKDSTTPTLGTKPTASNQSILVLENSSKNTSTKTQGKARPMVGSKLVATGAFRKPGDNSAITRKVPPQPPPEWIKGNGLDEAVDLAEMLRMESQDWFLGFVERFLDADVDTSALSDNGQIAGMLTQLKSVNDWLDEIGLNKDEAEAPHVSSETVDRLRKKIYEYLLTHVESAAAALGGGSQSSLAIRTVDTKTKR; this is encoded by the exons ATGGCAAGTCTTGTACCTGGAGTGTTACTCAAGCTTTTGCAGCACATGAATACAGATGTCAAGGTTGCTGGGGAACACAGGTCATCTTTATTGCAAGTGGTGAGCATTGTCCCAGCATTAGCAGGTGGTGAATTATTTCCTAATCAAGGGTTTTATCTTAAGGTATCAGATTCATCTCATGCGACTTATGTGTCTTTGCCTGATGAGCATGATGATTTAATTCTTAGTGATAAAATCCAGTTAGGCCAATTTATTCATGTTGAGAGGCTTCAATCAGCCTCACCAGTACCTATTCTTAGAGGGGTTAGGCCAGTACCAGGGAGGCACCCTTGTGTAGGGAGCCCTGAAGATATTGTAGCAACACAGTCTCCTGGTTTTCTCAATAATAATCACGTGGGGAAAGCCAAATCACCTAGAAGGGGTGTTTTGAGCAGTACGAATGTTGGAGAAAAGGATAAATCAGTGGGGGCTAGACTGAATGGTAATTCTAATAAGGATGCTTTGTCAGATAAGAAGACGACTCTGACTAGATCAAAGTCTCAATTGTCAAAACTTACACTAAATCTGGATTCGAAGAAGGAATCTGTGGCAAAATTTAAGTCAACGAGTTCAAGATCAATTCCTTCTTCCCCGACTAGTTGTTATTCATTGCCTACTTCATTTGAGAAGTTTTCAAATGGGGTTCGACTGCAGGCAAAGGTTAAGGGACTGGACAAGGGATCACCTAGGATTGTAGAAAAGGCAAGTTCTGTTCGTGGGGCCAGTCCCACTGCAAGGAGGGTGCCGGTGATCAAGAATGGTTTTCAGGGGATTGAGTTGGGGGCAAAAGCCTTGAGGAAAAGTTGGGAGGGGAATGTGGAGGTGAAGCATAGAGAGAATTCCAAATTGAGAGCTGCCAGACATGATTCAAAGCCTGAAGCTAGGAGTATTTCT ACTTTGAGAAAAAGTACATCAAGTGAGAGATTGCCATCTAAAGAGGATTATAGGGCCCAAGTATCTACCAAGTCGTCTAAAGAGGAGAATAAAATTCAGATATCGACCAAGAAAAATGTTGCAAATGGAAGTTTGGATGAACAAGACAAGTCAAATAAGCTAAGAACAAGTGTTGGAAAGAAATCATCAGAACATGCTAACAATGGGTTACCAGGAAATCTGGTCAAGGTCTCGATAAATAGCAGAAGACTGACTGAAGGAAGTGTTTCATGGAGTTCACTACCCTCTTCTCTTGCCAAACTTGGAAAG CAGGAAGTTGTGAAGCATAGAGATGCTGCACAGATGGCAGCAATAGAGGCTATTCAAGAGGCAACTGCTGCAGAGAGCTTACTTCGATGTCTAAG TATGTACGCGGAGCTGACTTGCTCTGCTAAGGAAGATAACCCAAAACCTGCTGTGGAGCAGTTTTTAACTCTTCATGCGAACTTGAATAATTCTCGCTTGATTGCCGattctctttttaaaattactctAGTTGGTTCATCCCCAGATTCCAATGACAATCCATCTGAAGAAGCACTAAAGGTCACGTCTGATAGACATAAACATGCAGCCTCTTGGGTCCAAGCTGCACTGACCACCAATCTGTCGTCCTTTTCAGTGTTTACCAAAGATTCTACAACTCCTACTCTAGGTACAAAGCCTACTGCCAGCAATCAATCTATTTTAGTCCTTGAAAATTCTTCGAAGAATACCTCAACAAAAACTCAAGGGAAAGCCCGTCCAATGGTTGGCTCCAAGCTTGTAGCAACAGGAGCTTTTCGCAAACCAGGGGATAATTCTGCCATTACTCGAAAGGTGCCACCCCAACCTCCACCAGAGTGGATCAAAGGAAATGGCCTTGACGAGGCAGTGGACTTGGCAGAAATGTTGCGGATGGAATCCCAGGATTGGTTCTTGGGATTTGTTGAGAGGTTCTTGGATGCCGATGTGGATACCTCGGCTTTGTCAGATAATGGCCAAATAGCAGGGATGTTGACGCAGCTTAAAAGTGTGAATGACTGGTTAGATGAGATTGGATTGAACAAGGATGAAGCAGAAGCACCCCATGTTTCATCAGAGACTGTTGACAGGTTAAGAAAGAAGATTTACGAGTATCTTCTTACACACGTTGAATCAGCTGCTGCAGCACTAGGTGGTGGATCACAATCATCACTGGCGATCCGAACTGTAGACACTAAAACAAAGAGGTGA
- the LOC133671164 gene encoding uncharacterized protein LOC133671164 isoform X2 — translation MASLVPGVLLKLLQHMNTDVKVAGEHRSSLLQVVSIVPALAGGELFPNQGFYLKVSDSSHATYVSLPDEHDDLILSDKIQLGQFIHVERLQSASPVPILRGVRPVPGRHPCVGSPEDIVATQSPGFLNNNHVGKAKSPRRGVLSSTNVGEKDKSVGARLNGNSNKDALSDKKTTLTRSKSQLSKLTLNLDSKKESVAKFKSTSSRSIPSSPTSCYSLPTSFEKFSNGVRLQAKVKGLDKGSPRIVEKASSVRGASPTARRVPVIKNGFQGIELGAKALRKSWEGNVEVKHRENSKLRAARHDSKPEARSISTLRKSTSSERLPSKEDYRAQVSTKSSKEENKIQISTKKNVANGSLDEQDKSNKLRTSVGKKSSEHANNGLPGNLVKVSINSRRLTEGSVSWSSLPSSLAKLGKEVVKHRDAAQMAAIEAIQEATAAESLLRCLSMYAELTCSAKEDNPKPAVEQFLTLHANLNNSRLIADSLFKITLVGSSPDSNDNPSEEALKVTSDRHKHAASWVQAALTTNLSSFSVFTKDSTTPTLGTKPTASNQSILVLENSSKNTSTKTQGKARPMVGSKLVATGAFRKPGDNSAITRKVPPQPPPEWIKGNGLDEAVDLAEMLRMESQDWFLGFVERFLDADVDTSALSDNGQIAGMLTQLKSVNDWLDEIGLNKDEAEAPHVSSETVDRLRKKIYEYLLTHVESAAAALGGGSQSSLAIRTVDTKTKR, via the exons ATGGCAAGTCTTGTACCTGGAGTGTTACTCAAGCTTTTGCAGCACATGAATACAGATGTCAAGGTTGCTGGGGAACACAGGTCATCTTTATTGCAAGTGGTGAGCATTGTCCCAGCATTAGCAGGTGGTGAATTATTTCCTAATCAAGGGTTTTATCTTAAGGTATCAGATTCATCTCATGCGACTTATGTGTCTTTGCCTGATGAGCATGATGATTTAATTCTTAGTGATAAAATCCAGTTAGGCCAATTTATTCATGTTGAGAGGCTTCAATCAGCCTCACCAGTACCTATTCTTAGAGGGGTTAGGCCAGTACCAGGGAGGCACCCTTGTGTAGGGAGCCCTGAAGATATTGTAGCAACACAGTCTCCTGGTTTTCTCAATAATAATCACGTGGGGAAAGCCAAATCACCTAGAAGGGGTGTTTTGAGCAGTACGAATGTTGGAGAAAAGGATAAATCAGTGGGGGCTAGACTGAATGGTAATTCTAATAAGGATGCTTTGTCAGATAAGAAGACGACTCTGACTAGATCAAAGTCTCAATTGTCAAAACTTACACTAAATCTGGATTCGAAGAAGGAATCTGTGGCAAAATTTAAGTCAACGAGTTCAAGATCAATTCCTTCTTCCCCGACTAGTTGTTATTCATTGCCTACTTCATTTGAGAAGTTTTCAAATGGGGTTCGACTGCAGGCAAAGGTTAAGGGACTGGACAAGGGATCACCTAGGATTGTAGAAAAGGCAAGTTCTGTTCGTGGGGCCAGTCCCACTGCAAGGAGGGTGCCGGTGATCAAGAATGGTTTTCAGGGGATTGAGTTGGGGGCAAAAGCCTTGAGGAAAAGTTGGGAGGGGAATGTGGAGGTGAAGCATAGAGAGAATTCCAAATTGAGAGCTGCCAGACATGATTCAAAGCCTGAAGCTAGGAGTATTTCT ACTTTGAGAAAAAGTACATCAAGTGAGAGATTGCCATCTAAAGAGGATTATAGGGCCCAAGTATCTACCAAGTCGTCTAAAGAGGAGAATAAAATTCAGATATCGACCAAGAAAAATGTTGCAAATGGAAGTTTGGATGAACAAGACAAGTCAAATAAGCTAAGAACAAGTGTTGGAAAGAAATCATCAGAACATGCTAACAATGGGTTACCAGGAAATCTGGTCAAGGTCTCGATAAATAGCAGAAGACTGACTGAAGGAAGTGTTTCATGGAGTTCACTACCCTCTTCTCTTGCCAAACTTGGAAAG GAAGTTGTGAAGCATAGAGATGCTGCACAGATGGCAGCAATAGAGGCTATTCAAGAGGCAACTGCTGCAGAGAGCTTACTTCGATGTCTAAG TATGTACGCGGAGCTGACTTGCTCTGCTAAGGAAGATAACCCAAAACCTGCTGTGGAGCAGTTTTTAACTCTTCATGCGAACTTGAATAATTCTCGCTTGATTGCCGattctctttttaaaattactctAGTTGGTTCATCCCCAGATTCCAATGACAATCCATCTGAAGAAGCACTAAAGGTCACGTCTGATAGACATAAACATGCAGCCTCTTGGGTCCAAGCTGCACTGACCACCAATCTGTCGTCCTTTTCAGTGTTTACCAAAGATTCTACAACTCCTACTCTAGGTACAAAGCCTACTGCCAGCAATCAATCTATTTTAGTCCTTGAAAATTCTTCGAAGAATACCTCAACAAAAACTCAAGGGAAAGCCCGTCCAATGGTTGGCTCCAAGCTTGTAGCAACAGGAGCTTTTCGCAAACCAGGGGATAATTCTGCCATTACTCGAAAGGTGCCACCCCAACCTCCACCAGAGTGGATCAAAGGAAATGGCCTTGACGAGGCAGTGGACTTGGCAGAAATGTTGCGGATGGAATCCCAGGATTGGTTCTTGGGATTTGTTGAGAGGTTCTTGGATGCCGATGTGGATACCTCGGCTTTGTCAGATAATGGCCAAATAGCAGGGATGTTGACGCAGCTTAAAAGTGTGAATGACTGGTTAGATGAGATTGGATTGAACAAGGATGAAGCAGAAGCACCCCATGTTTCATCAGAGACTGTTGACAGGTTAAGAAAGAAGATTTACGAGTATCTTCTTACACACGTTGAATCAGCTGCTGCAGCACTAGGTGGTGGATCACAATCATCACTGGCGATCCGAACTGTAGACACTAAAACAAAGAGGTGA
- the LOC133671368 gene encoding calreticulin-3-like isoform X2 produces MENRPKLHVVQALKQLFLLFAVHSLFLFPFTLSEIFFEERFEDGWKGRWVLSDWKRSEGKAGTFKYTAGKWPGDPDDKGIQTYNDAKHFAISAKITPEFSNQNRTLVVQYSIKFEQDIECGGGYIKLLSGYVNQKKFGGDTPYSFMFGPDICGTQTKKLHVILSYQGQNYPIKKDLQCETDKLTHFYTFILRPDASYSVLVDNRERESGTMYTDWDILPPPKIKDTKAKKPADWDDREYIEDPNDVKPEGYDSIPREIPDPKAKEPDDWDEEEDGIWRPSKIPNPAYKGPWKRKKIKNPNYKGKWKTPWIDNPEFEDDPDLYVLKPIKYVGIEVWQVKAGSIFDNILICDDPQYAREVVEDVFQNREIEKDAFEEAEKVRRAREEEHDPRDYMDDYHDEL; encoded by the exons ATGGAGAACAGGCCAAAACTACATGTCGTTCAAGCCTTAAAGCAACTATTTTTGCTCTTCGCTGTCCactctctcttcctcttcccCTTCACTCTCTCAGAAATCTTCTTTGAGGAACGTTTTGAAGATGGTTGGAAAGGTAGATGGGTTTTATCAGACTGGAAAAGAAGTGAAGGCAAAGCTGGTACTTTTAAGTACACCGCGGGGAAGTGGCCTGGTGATCCAGATGATAAAG GTATTCAAACATATAATGATGCAAAGCATTTTGCTATATCAGCAAAGATAACCCCAGAGTTTAGTAACCAGAATAGGACTTTAGTGGTCCAGTATTCTATTAAGTTTGAGCAAGATATTGAGTGTGGTGGTGGTTACATTAAGCTGCTTTCTGGCTATGTTAATCAGAAGAAATTTGGTGGTGATACTCCTTATAG TTTTATGTTTGGACCTGATATATGCGGTACACAAACAAAGAAGCTTCATGTTATATTGTCTTATCAAGGACAGAATTATCCTATCAAGAAGGATTTGCAATGTGAAACTGATAAGTTGACTCATTTCTATACATTTATACTTAGGCCTGATGCATCTTATAGTGTGTTGGTTGATAATAGAGAGAGGGAATCAGGAACCATGTATACGGATTGGGATATTCTTCCTCCACCAAAAATTAAAGATACTAAAGCAAAGAAG CCAGCAGACTGGGATGATAGAGAATATATCGAGGATCCTAATGATGTCAAACCAGAG GGATATGATTCTATTCCCCGGGAGATTCCTGATCCTAAGGCTAAAGAG CCCGATGATTGGGATGAAGAGGAGGATGGAATATGGAGGCCATCCAAGATACCGAATCCAGCTTACAAAGGACCATGGAAAAGAAAG AAAATCAAGAACCCTAACTATAAGGGAAAATGGAAGACTCCATGGATCGATAACCCAG agtttgaagatgaTCCTGATCTTTATGTGCTGAAGCCAATAAAATATGTGGGTATCGAAGTTTGGCAG GTGAAGGCTGGATCAATTTTTGACAACATATTGATCTGTGATGACCCACAATATGCAAGAGAAGTTGTAGAAGATGTTTTCCAGAATAGAGAG ATAGAAAAGGATGCCTTTGAGGAAGCAGAGAAAGTGAGGAGAGCTCGAGAAGAAGAG CATGATCCCCGGGACTACATGGATGATTACCAT GATGAACTATAA
- the LOC133671368 gene encoding calreticulin-3-like isoform X1, with translation MENRPKLHVVQALKQLFLLFAVHSLFLFPFTLSEIFFEERFEDGWKGRWVLSDWKRSEGKAGTFKYTAGKWPGDPDDKGIQTYNDAKHFAISAKITPEFSNQNRTLVVQYSIKFEQDIECGGGYIKLLSGYVNQKKFGGDTPYSFMFGPDICGTQTKKLHVILSYQGQNYPIKKDLQCETDKLTHFYTFILRPDASYSVLVDNRERESGTMYTDWDILPPPKIKDTKAKKPADWDDREYIEDPNDVKPEGYDSIPREIPDPKAKEPDDWDEEEDGIWRPSKIPNPAYKGPWKRKKIKNPNYKGKWKTPWIDNPEFEDDPDLYVLKPIKYVGIEVWQVKAGSIFDNILICDDPQYAREVVEDVFQNREIEKDAFEEAEKVRRAREEEEAQRAREEGEKRRKERGHRKPRRRHDPRDYMDDYHDEL, from the exons ATGGAGAACAGGCCAAAACTACATGTCGTTCAAGCCTTAAAGCAACTATTTTTGCTCTTCGCTGTCCactctctcttcctcttcccCTTCACTCTCTCAGAAATCTTCTTTGAGGAACGTTTTGAAGATGGTTGGAAAGGTAGATGGGTTTTATCAGACTGGAAAAGAAGTGAAGGCAAAGCTGGTACTTTTAAGTACACCGCGGGGAAGTGGCCTGGTGATCCAGATGATAAAG GTATTCAAACATATAATGATGCAAAGCATTTTGCTATATCAGCAAAGATAACCCCAGAGTTTAGTAACCAGAATAGGACTTTAGTGGTCCAGTATTCTATTAAGTTTGAGCAAGATATTGAGTGTGGTGGTGGTTACATTAAGCTGCTTTCTGGCTATGTTAATCAGAAGAAATTTGGTGGTGATACTCCTTATAG TTTTATGTTTGGACCTGATATATGCGGTACACAAACAAAGAAGCTTCATGTTATATTGTCTTATCAAGGACAGAATTATCCTATCAAGAAGGATTTGCAATGTGAAACTGATAAGTTGACTCATTTCTATACATTTATACTTAGGCCTGATGCATCTTATAGTGTGTTGGTTGATAATAGAGAGAGGGAATCAGGAACCATGTATACGGATTGGGATATTCTTCCTCCACCAAAAATTAAAGATACTAAAGCAAAGAAG CCAGCAGACTGGGATGATAGAGAATATATCGAGGATCCTAATGATGTCAAACCAGAG GGATATGATTCTATTCCCCGGGAGATTCCTGATCCTAAGGCTAAAGAG CCCGATGATTGGGATGAAGAGGAGGATGGAATATGGAGGCCATCCAAGATACCGAATCCAGCTTACAAAGGACCATGGAAAAGAAAG AAAATCAAGAACCCTAACTATAAGGGAAAATGGAAGACTCCATGGATCGATAACCCAG agtttgaagatgaTCCTGATCTTTATGTGCTGAAGCCAATAAAATATGTGGGTATCGAAGTTTGGCAG GTGAAGGCTGGATCAATTTTTGACAACATATTGATCTGTGATGACCCACAATATGCAAGAGAAGTTGTAGAAGATGTTTTCCAGAATAGAGAG ATAGAAAAGGATGCCTTTGAGGAAGCAGAGAAAGTGAGGAGAGCTCGAGAAGAAGAG GAAGCTCAAAGAGCAAGAGAGGAAGGTGAAAAGAGGAGGAAAGAAAGGGGCCACAGGAAGCCTCGCAGAAGG CATGATCCCCGGGACTACATGGATGATTACCAT GATGAACTATAA